Proteins encoded within one genomic window of Bacillota bacterium:
- a CDS encoding DUF4928 family protein: MVCAGLAVLEHMRSAFPLSEDDYLTEGNQVKTSGAMISRVLSRYGETRTYAKEGARTTRRTRVAAERMAKILNARDGIAELSPEERLQVIDELRKWLTGRAKECFDRKRIEVSIELEKPMSCIIGDILQAAHDRNLASAVAQHLVGAKLTLRCPDTQIENHSYTTADEQLGRPGDFLIGDSVFHVTVAPMPPLFEKCLRNISDGYRVVVLTQRTRLEAARQMAEQAGLHNRIDVSSVEQFVGQNVCETGKFTRLGTQHELRSLSEVYNSRVEELETNKAIMIEISMNL, encoded by the coding sequence GTGGTATGCGCAGGCCTGGCTGTTCTTGAGCATATGAGAAGCGCTTTCCCTCTTAGTGAGGACGACTACCTGACTGAAGGGAATCAGGTCAAGACCAGCGGTGCCATGATAAGTCGGGTTTTGTCACGCTATGGCGAGACGCGCACGTATGCCAAGGAGGGCGCAAGGACTACGCGAAGGACGAGAGTTGCCGCGGAACGGATGGCCAAGATTCTGAATGCTCGTGACGGTATCGCAGAGCTGTCGCCTGAAGAGCGACTCCAGGTCATTGATGAGCTCCGGAAATGGCTGACCGGCCGCGCAAAAGAGTGCTTCGACCGAAAACGCATCGAGGTTAGCATTGAATTGGAGAAACCGATGTCTTGCATCATTGGAGACATCCTACAAGCAGCCCATGATAGAAACCTGGCCAGCGCCGTCGCCCAACACCTGGTAGGTGCCAAGCTGACCTTGCGATGTCCTGACACTCAAATCGAGAACCACTCATACACGACCGCTGATGAGCAGCTTGGACGACCTGGCGACTTCCTCATCGGGGATTCCGTGTTCCACGTTACTGTGGCACCGATGCCGCCGCTCTTCGAAAAATGCCTAAGAAACATCAGCGATGGATATCGCGTCGTTGTGCTCACTCAGCGGACACGATTGGAGGCAGCCAGGCAGATGGCTGAACAGGCTGGCCTGCACAACAGGATTGACGTAAGCTCTGTGGAGCAGTTTGTTGGCCAGAATGTTTGCGAAACGGGCAAGTTCACTCGGCTCGGAACTCAGCATGAACTCCGAAGTCTGTCGGAGGTTTATAACTCGCGGGTGGAGGAACTAGAGACTAACAAAGCAATCATGATTGAGATCTCAATGAACCTATGA
- the dcm gene encoding DNA (cytosine-5-)-methyltransferase, translating to MSLTFYDFFAGSGLVTLALSEDWSCAWANDIDPKKAEVHNANFGSNHLHLGDIAHISAASLPQGADMAWASFPCQDLSLAGWRKGMTARRSGTFWEFWRVMNELWQVDDRPPLIVLENVPGLLYDDSFPGLREALASLGLQFGALVVDGVHFVPQSRPRVFIVAVDSRLDCSAYTQPLPGRSMVSAQLGALMDQARRAGVRFVEVVGVAGSSVQLWAKCS from the coding sequence GTGAGTCTTACGTTCTACGATTTTTTCGCCGGATCCGGGTTGGTGACCCTTGCGCTATCCGAGGACTGGTCCTGCGCTTGGGCCAATGACATCGACCCCAAGAAGGCCGAAGTGCATAATGCCAACTTCGGATCAAATCACCTGCACTTGGGAGACATCGCCCACATAAGCGCGGCCAGCCTTCCGCAAGGCGCCGACATGGCCTGGGCGTCGTTTCCGTGTCAAGATCTCTCTCTTGCAGGATGGCGCAAGGGCATGACCGCGCGGCGGAGCGGAACATTCTGGGAGTTCTGGCGTGTCATGAACGAACTGTGGCAGGTCGATGACCGCCCGCCGCTGATCGTCCTGGAGAACGTGCCCGGCCTGCTTTACGATGACAGCTTCCCGGGGCTCCGCGAAGCTCTTGCTTCCCTTGGCCTGCAGTTTGGCGCTCTCGTCGTTGATGGGGTTCACTTCGTACCTCAGTCTCGTCCGCGTGTGTTCATAGTCGCTGTCGACTCACGTCTCGATTGCTCAGCTTACACTCAACCATTGCCGGGGAGGTCCATGGTTTCCGCCCAACTTGGTGCGCTCATGGACCAAGCTCGCCGCGCCGGTGTCCGATTTGTGGAGGTGGTGGGGGTTGCCGGTTCCAGCGTCCAACTGTGGGCAAAATGCAGTTGA
- a CDS encoding ABC transporter permease, with the protein MLEIPFVSFLQDWLSASVRMTTRIALAAQGGLISERSEAFNIALEGSMLIGAFAATAVSHYTQSPLAGVLAAVLAGALVALIHAAVSVSLGANQIVSGVAINLAALGLTTIFARMYLRPGLVARVPALSVVPIPPLSQIPLVGPVFFRQTGITYALYVVAPALAFLLFRTTWGLALRATGEYPKASETAGLNVTVIRYVCVTTSGMLAALRGASLSVAQVKMFTEGMTAGRGFIALAAIILGRWNPLGTLAAAALFGAADALRLRVQVLNIGIPYRLIVALPYVLALAALVGFKGRSSAPAAIGVAYRREEG; encoded by the coding sequence ATGCTTGAGATTCCTTTCGTTTCTTTTCTGCAAGATTGGCTGTCCGCCTCGGTGCGGATGACAACGCGGATAGCCCTCGCGGCGCAGGGAGGCCTGATATCGGAGAGATCCGAGGCCTTCAACATAGCCCTCGAAGGCTCCATGCTGATCGGGGCGTTTGCGGCCACCGCAGTCTCGCACTACACCCAAAGCCCCCTTGCAGGAGTCTTGGCCGCGGTCCTCGCCGGGGCGCTCGTTGCTTTGATTCACGCCGCAGTCAGCGTCTCGTTGGGAGCGAACCAGATAGTCTCGGGAGTGGCGATAAACCTTGCGGCCTTGGGCCTCACCACCATCTTCGCAAGGATGTACCTGAGGCCGGGGCTGGTCGCCCGGGTGCCCGCGCTCTCCGTCGTCCCGATTCCGCCACTGTCGCAGATACCGCTCGTCGGCCCGGTGTTCTTCAGGCAGACCGGAATAACCTATGCACTGTATGTGGTCGCGCCCGCTCTTGCTTTCCTGCTCTTTCGAACCACATGGGGACTTGCTCTCCGAGCCACTGGAGAGTACCCCAAGGCATCCGAGACTGCAGGCCTCAACGTGACTGTCATCAGGTACGTGTGTGTGACAACAAGCGGAATGCTCGCAGCCTTGAGAGGCGCTTCCCTTTCGGTAGCGCAGGTCAAGATGTTCACTGAAGGGATGACTGCGGGGCGGGGGTTCATTGCGCTGGCCGCAATCATTCTCGGAAGGTGGAACCCTCTGGGAACGCTCGCCGCAGCCGCCCTCTTCGGCGCAGCCGACGCCCTTCGGCTTCGCGTCCAGGTTCTTAACATCGGCATCCCGTACCGGTTGATAGTCGCCCTCCCGTACGTCCTCGCCCTTGCCGCATTGGTCGGGTTTAAGGGACGCTCCTCCGCTCCGGCCGCAATCGGAGTAGCGTATCGGAGGGAGGAGGGGTAG
- a CDS encoding sugar ABC transporter permease, translating into MRPSRWSVLEERLSPYILLAPFLFFILVFFGYAFARALYFSFTDYNLFTKPTWIWFRNYANLFRDYQFGRAFKNSVTFAVLVTFTQTALGLALAVFMNQRIRGIHFFRAAYYMPSVTSSVVITLIFMWLYQRMGLINFLATKVMEHRVGIGLFFAVFAAAQTGLVRWERAHKRPAGALEPSLLLVSACAAAVVVWVLAFAGVVRPDSAVQPIRTIWLNTRQTFPQWAGALGFPVPLGAIMILNIWTTAPTMMLLFLAGLQDIPRELYEAAAVDGATGLASFRHITLPCLRHVTFLVLTMGLISTLQMFDQVAIVGDQAPLESIITLAYYVYHNAFPGSAVPRIGMASAAAMILAVFTLVLVLVQKRITRA; encoded by the coding sequence TTGAGGCCATCGCGGTGGTCCGTTCTGGAGGAGAGGCTATCCCCCTACATCTTGCTGGCGCCGTTTCTGTTCTTCATTCTGGTGTTCTTCGGGTACGCGTTTGCGCGGGCGCTTTACTTCAGCTTCACTGACTACAACCTGTTCACGAAGCCCACTTGGATCTGGTTTCGGAACTACGCGAATCTCTTTCGAGACTATCAGTTCGGAAGGGCCTTTAAGAACTCCGTTACCTTTGCCGTCTTGGTCACCTTCACTCAGACCGCCCTTGGGCTAGCGCTTGCGGTGTTCATGAACCAAAGGATCCGCGGGATCCACTTCTTCAGGGCCGCGTACTACATGCCGAGCGTCACCTCGAGCGTGGTGATTACGCTCATCTTCATGTGGCTTTACCAACGCATGGGCTTGATCAACTTCCTTGCGACGAAGGTGATGGAGCACAGGGTCGGCATCGGACTGTTCTTCGCTGTGTTCGCCGCAGCCCAGACAGGCCTCGTGCGATGGGAACGCGCGCACAAGAGACCGGCCGGCGCCCTTGAGCCAAGCCTCTTGCTGGTGTCTGCCTGCGCAGCCGCTGTCGTTGTATGGGTCCTGGCCTTCGCCGGGGTGGTCCGGCCCGACTCTGCGGTGCAGCCGATCAGGACCATCTGGCTGAATACCCGGCAGACGTTCCCACAGTGGGCCGGGGCTCTTGGGTTCCCCGTTCCCCTGGGGGCGATAATGATCCTGAACATCTGGACGACCGCGCCCACGATGATGCTGCTTTTCCTCGCGGGCCTACAGGACATCCCGAGGGAGTTATATGAGGCGGCCGCGGTGGACGGGGCGACCGGGCTTGCGTCCTTTCGGCACATAACCCTGCCTTGCCTGCGCCACGTGACCTTCCTCGTACTCACTATGGGTTTGATCTCGACGCTTCAGATGTTCGACCAGGTCGCGATCGTGGGAGACCAGGCTCCGCTTGAGTCCATCATCACCCTCGCCTACTACGTCTACCACAATGCTTTCCCGGGCTCGGCGGTGCCCCGCATCGGCATGGCGTCCGCGGCTGCGATGATCTTGGCAGTGTTCACGCTCG
- a CDS encoding BMP family protein — protein sequence MKARLIAAFALLFLSVSALPMTAATPLKVALVMPGVITDQVWNQNGYEGLLAIKDKLGAQIAYTERVPQPEQAQALADYARRGFDIVIGHGGEFDAAVNQVASRFPKTEFVVTNGTATGPNVASLAINHWQVAYMAGTVAGLMTKTGELAIITGQEFQAVRDMIDGFTAGAQAAKSSNKVVVSYTGGWDDIGKAKEAALAHIADGADVLYPMLDMAFIGVIEAAREKKVWSMGFQRDHLDLAPDTLLTSALEDVGHAMVWFVKTVAEGKFEGKHYWVGVEEPAAAGLGRFGAMVPEKVRQQAEKVRQAILAGTMARSK from the coding sequence GTGAAAGCTAGATTAATAGCCGCGTTCGCACTCTTGTTCCTCTCAGTCTCCGCGCTGCCAATGACGGCCGCGACCCCGCTCAAGGTGGCTTTGGTCATGCCCGGGGTAATTACCGACCAGGTTTGGAATCAGAACGGGTACGAAGGATTGCTCGCCATCAAGGATAAGTTGGGGGCCCAGATCGCTTACACGGAAAGAGTCCCACAGCCTGAACAGGCACAGGCGCTAGCGGACTACGCCCGACGAGGCTTTGACATCGTGATCGGGCACGGAGGCGAGTTCGACGCAGCCGTCAACCAGGTAGCCTCGAGATTCCCCAAGACTGAATTCGTCGTCACCAACGGCACGGCCACAGGCCCCAACGTCGCTTCGCTGGCTATCAACCATTGGCAGGTCGCCTACATGGCCGGAACCGTCGCCGGCCTTATGACCAAGACCGGGGAACTCGCCATCATCACCGGGCAGGAGTTCCAGGCGGTCAGAGATATGATAGACGGCTTCACCGCAGGCGCCCAGGCGGCGAAATCAAGCAACAAGGTAGTGGTCTCCTACACTGGAGGTTGGGACGACATCGGCAAGGCCAAGGAGGCAGCTCTCGCGCACATAGCGGACGGCGCCGATGTTCTCTATCCAATGCTTGACATGGCGTTCATTGGGGTTATAGAGGCCGCGCGCGAGAAGAAAGTTTGGTCGATGGGATTCCAGAGAGACCACCTGGATCTCGCGCCGGATACCCTGCTAACCTCGGCTCTCGAAGACGTTGGCCACGCCATGGTGTGGTTCGTCAAGACGGTCGCCGAAGGCAAGTTCGAAGGCAAACACTACTGGGTCGGTGTGGAGGAACCTGCAGCCGCTGGGTTGGGACGGTTCGGGGCCATGGTGCCCGAGAAGGTCCGCCAGCAGGCGGAGAAAGTTAGGCAGGCCATACTTGCGGGAACAATGGCCAGATCTAAGTAG
- a CDS encoding very short patch repair endonuclease has protein sequence MRTCLHAAGFRFRLHRRDLPGRPDIVLPRYKTAVFVNGCLWHGHECKRGHMPSTHHEYWAQKIARNVARDLRNHQALRDLGWNVVVIWECSLATGVDDLLSQLRERRGREPRGYRESQFIGSLRSQS, from the coding sequence GTGAGAACCTGCCTGCACGCGGCCGGATTCAGATTCCGCCTGCATCGTCGGGATCTTCCCGGCAGGCCGGACATCGTGCTGCCTCGCTACAAGACCGCCGTGTTCGTGAACGGCTGTCTGTGGCATGGACATGAGTGCAAGCGCGGCCATATGCCGTCGACCCACCATGAATACTGGGCGCAGAAGATCGCCCGCAACGTGGCGCGCGACCTCAGAAACCATCAGGCCTTGCGGGATCTGGGCTGGAACGTGGTGGTGATCTGGGAGTGCAGCCTGGCTACAGGGGTCGACGACCTCCTGAGCCAACTGCGCGAACGTAGGGGACGAGAGCCAAGAGGCTACCGAGAATCGCAATTCATAGGTTCATTGAGATCTCAATCATGA
- a CDS encoding ATP-binding cassette domain-containing protein — translation MPGIEAEVRRLSARYSLDVDPQAKVRHLPVGVQRRVEILKALFRRARVLILDEPTSGLSPPETAALLDAIRRLRTEGLMVLFITHKLKEALDVSDSITVLRRGRVAGSMEARDADEETLASPMIGQRTPPVLNRASISSGREVLRVEDAHCLDDRGRLVLAGVSLTVFQHEVVGIAGVDGNGQRELSEVVLGIRPLTRGRITFEGQDVRNLSPRQRFERGAALIPENRRLQGLVMDASIAENLILKSHRRAPLSRKGLLSHAAIRRKAAELIDQ, via the coding sequence ATGCCGGGAATCGAGGCGGAGGTCAGAAGGCTGTCGGCCCGGTACTCGCTGGACGTTGATCCTCAGGCAAAGGTCAGACACCTCCCAGTCGGCGTGCAGCGGCGAGTCGAAATACTGAAGGCCCTCTTCCGCCGGGCTCGAGTGCTGATATTGGACGAACCCACATCGGGCTTGAGCCCTCCCGAAACCGCCGCGCTCTTGGACGCAATCAGACGTCTCAGGACAGAGGGCTTGATGGTTCTGTTTATAACCCACAAGCTTAAAGAGGCCTTGGACGTAAGCGACTCCATCACTGTCTTGAGGAGAGGGCGCGTCGCAGGTTCGATGGAGGCCAGAGACGCAGACGAGGAGACTCTCGCTTCGCCCATGATCGGCCAACGCACGCCCCCGGTTCTGAATCGTGCTTCGATTTCCTCAGGTCGTGAGGTGCTCAGGGTCGAGGATGCCCATTGCCTCGACGACCGGGGTCGACTGGTCCTTGCCGGAGTCTCTTTGACTGTCTTTCAGCACGAGGTGGTGGGCATCGCCGGAGTCGACGGAAACGGCCAACGCGAGCTGTCAGAGGTCGTCCTCGGGATCAGGCCTCTCACCCGCGGCCGGATCACCTTCGAAGGCCAAGACGTGCGCAACCTATCCCCGAGACAACGCTTCGAGAGAGGAGCGGCCCTGATTCCCGAGAACCGTAGGCTCCAGGGTCTCGTGATGGACGCTTCAATAGCAGAGAACCTTATTCTGAAGAGCCACCGCCGCGCTCCCCTGTCGCGGAAGGGGCTTCTGAGTCACGCTGCAATCCGTCGCAAAGCCGCGGAGTTGATTGATCAGTAA
- a CDS encoding ABC transporter substrate-binding protein, translating into MKRNIVFSLVLLAALLGTTTTFHAADVEIRVAGFGGNDVAIVEELLARFVQPKLKGIKVVYEPIADAYDKWIVNSLSAGTGPDLFYVDIFWSQGLFSSGAVEPLDAYLAKSAVLKKEEIVPSLLQAFTYRGKIYGIPKDFNTLAVFYNKDIFDLARVPYPDAKDDWNTFSDKLARVKAAVPEVYGIAVPPDYARFGAFAHAAGFRAFDEKGKTNVNVPTFKDAFNYYTGLVKKGIGVMPADIGQGWGGGAFQAEKVAVALEGAWMIGFLRDQAPNLNYGTTLIPKNPKTGQRGNFIFTVSWSMSAASKHKDEAFRVLELLTSPEAQQWVLERGLALPSRAALVDNPYFRKADKEAIANRTVFEGASDGNVVPYEFGAYGGDWMTPINQALNAVMSGQQTVEKALDEAQKRFDALVK; encoded by the coding sequence ATGAAACGCAACATCGTGTTTTCCCTGGTTCTACTCGCGGCGCTCTTGGGAACCACCACGACGTTCCACGCAGCCGACGTGGAAATCCGGGTCGCGGGGTTCGGCGGAAACGATGTCGCCATCGTCGAGGAGCTTCTGGCCAGGTTCGTCCAACCGAAGCTGAAAGGGATCAAGGTAGTCTACGAGCCTATCGCGGACGCTTACGACAAGTGGATCGTCAACTCGCTGTCGGCGGGAACCGGCCCGGACCTCTTCTACGTGGATATCTTCTGGTCGCAGGGCTTGTTCTCCTCGGGTGCGGTGGAGCCGCTCGACGCCTACCTCGCCAAGTCTGCGGTCCTCAAGAAGGAGGAGATCGTTCCGTCTCTGCTCCAGGCTTTCACCTACAGGGGCAAGATCTACGGCATCCCCAAGGACTTCAACACCCTCGCCGTCTTCTACAACAAAGACATCTTCGACCTCGCCCGGGTCCCTTACCCGGATGCGAAGGACGACTGGAACACCTTCTCCGATAAGCTCGCGCGCGTCAAGGCAGCGGTGCCGGAGGTGTACGGAATCGCCGTCCCTCCAGACTACGCCCGGTTCGGAGCGTTCGCCCACGCCGCCGGGTTCCGGGCGTTTGACGAAAAAGGCAAGACGAATGTGAACGTCCCCACGTTCAAGGATGCATTCAACTACTACACGGGCCTCGTCAAGAAGGGAATCGGGGTCATGCCGGCAGACATCGGGCAGGGCTGGGGCGGAGGCGCGTTCCAGGCGGAGAAAGTAGCCGTGGCGCTCGAGGGTGCGTGGATGATCGGATTCCTGAGGGACCAGGCCCCTAACCTCAACTACGGGACGACGCTCATCCCCAAGAACCCCAAGACCGGGCAGCGAGGGAACTTCATCTTCACAGTATCCTGGTCCATGAGCGCAGCCTCCAAACACAAGGACGAGGCGTTTAGGGTCCTCGAGCTTCTGACCAGCCCCGAGGCGCAGCAATGGGTTCTCGAGCGCGGGCTCGCGCTTCCGTCCCGCGCGGCGCTGGTCGACAATCCTTACTTCAGGAAGGCCGACAAGGAGGCCATTGCGAACCGTACCGTCTTCGAGGGCGCGTCCGACGGCAATGTGGTGCCCTACGAATTCGGCGCATACGGTGGAGACTGGATGACTCCGATCAACCAGGCCTTAAACGCGGTCATGAGTGGTCAGCAGACCGTCGAGAAAGCCTTAGACGAGGCACAGAAGCGCTTCGACGCCCTGGTGAAGTAG
- a CDS encoding LacI family transcriptional regulator encodes MRRVTLKDIAARAGVSVTAVSRALNGHKDIAEDTRVRIKELARSLNYQPNIVARSLVTQRSRAIGLFLLGREKGQGFSHPFSGQIINGMLDKLTENGYDLIVFNVNRAPRSGEPSYLDLCRRRNVEGAFFMGLRLDDPWLPELKNSSIPVVALDMPLAGQRAFSVGCDNVSGAYAAVRYLIELGHSKIGMINGHAQAAVSFDRQEGYKAALVDSGLPYDPRLVVEGNFDMETGRAAFARLLAAAPEVTAVFAASDLMAFGVLKEAAERGIRVPDDLSVIGFDNIDMSSMASPPLTTMSQPRYELGQTVGEMFVSACNGKMPLSTVLLKADLIVRNSTASPNQRLRR; translated from the coding sequence GTGCGACGCGTGACACTAAAGGACATAGCAGCCCGGGCGGGTGTCTCGGTGACTGCGGTATCGAGAGCGCTCAATGGGCACAAGGACATCGCGGAGGATACGCGGGTTCGAATCAAGGAACTTGCCCGGTCGCTCAACTACCAGCCAAACATCGTAGCAAGGAGCCTCGTCACCCAGCGCAGCAGGGCTATAGGCCTGTTTCTCCTGGGGCGTGAAAAAGGCCAGGGGTTTTCCCACCCCTTCTCCGGGCAGATCATAAACGGCATGCTCGACAAGCTCACTGAGAACGGCTACGACCTCATAGTCTTCAACGTCAACAGAGCACCACGCTCGGGCGAGCCCTCCTATCTGGACCTGTGCAGGCGCCGGAACGTTGAAGGCGCTTTCTTCATGGGCCTTCGCCTGGACGATCCGTGGTTGCCGGAGCTCAAGAACAGCTCGATTCCAGTTGTTGCGCTTGACATGCCGCTTGCCGGGCAGAGGGCGTTCTCGGTTGGGTGTGATAACGTCTCCGGTGCGTACGCCGCAGTCCGTTACCTGATTGAGCTCGGGCACTCCAAGATAGGCATGATCAACGGGCACGCCCAGGCGGCGGTCAGCTTCGACAGGCAGGAAGGCTACAAGGCTGCGCTGGTCGACTCAGGCCTTCCATACGACCCCAGGCTCGTAGTTGAAGGCAACTTCGATATGGAGACTGGACGAGCTGCGTTTGCTAGGCTTCTCGCGGCAGCCCCCGAAGTAACAGCAGTGTTCGCGGCATCGGACCTGATGGCTTTCGGTGTGCTCAAGGAGGCTGCCGAGCGCGGAATCCGGGTACCCGACGACCTCTCGGTAATCGGGTTCGACAACATCGACATGTCCTCGATGGCGTCCCCGCCCCTCACGACCATGAGCCAGCCTCGGTACGAGCTAGGCCAGACGGTCGGAGAGATGTTCGTGTCGGCATGTAATGGAAAGATGCCATTGTCGACAGTACTTCTCAAAGCGGATCTCATTGTGCGCAACTCGACTGCGAGCCCAAATCAGAGACTGAGGAGGTGA